The Macrobrachium nipponense isolate FS-2020 chromosome 1, ASM1510439v2, whole genome shotgun sequence genome includes a window with the following:
- the LOC135219584 gene encoding uncharacterized protein LOC135219584 isoform X3 encodes MGDPVQAIINNEEWRKEKLDFICSVVSNVDQESLLTELGYCETDEDAEGLMQSLILLQDKELPPHNDITSQQRMNGHVPLNDIIVRLPEECEEESIIVPSEEQFRDDHDNEEEAEGSDSDDSCYFTPDIFNSSQTEQPEAEELAEVVNNVELGNNESDGSEFAAEMAQAIAESAEMTGAVAQVEAERTERENRIMHQAAILSDLFSNADPDFLQERIDKCMKLEGDEEAFHLLYEECLDIKNYPTMKDYIKRRKRTSVTENDISQDIVIIDDTKALAENLTVECGICLEENILGIDTNTCSALKNEHTYCNHCIKRYVEAQIGQGLTVFKCMEGYCDAEFSLRMLQKLIEPPVFDKLWERRQQEEIAAAGVENLESCPFCNYMVSMPNQEDKIFQCWNPDCMIDSCRICKEPSHIPFRCDEIEKKGQRNARTYLENEMAEAMIRECPRCKKRFIIEAGCNRMTCPCGAIMCYVCKQLIDTTNGDGYSHFERGPVPSEKCPLYSNAAALHEEEVRDAAERAKQGLDPQVSLLHDPTANL; translated from the exons ATGGGGGACCCAGTTCAAGCAATTATAAACAATGAAGAATGGCGCAAAGAGAAGCTGGATTTTATATGTTCAGTTGTTTCTAACGTAGATCAGGAGAGTCTTCTAACTGAGCTTGGTTACTGTGAGACAGATGAGGATGCAGAAGGCCTTATGCAAAGTCTTATCTTACTTCAAGACAAGGAACTACCACCTCATAATGACATTACCAGCCAGCAACGGATGAATGGACACGTACCCTTAAATGATATTATTGTCCGTTTACCAGAAGAGTGTGAAGAGGAGTCTATCATAGTTCCTTCTGAAGAGCAATTCAGAGATGACCATGACAATGAGGAAGAGGCAGAAGGCTCAGACAGTGATGATAGTTGCTACTTTACTCCTGATATCTTTAACAGTTCCCAAACAGAGCAGCCTGAAGCAGAAGAACTTGCAGAAGTGGTGAACAATGTAGAACTGGGAAATAACGAAAGTGATGGGAGTGAATTTGCAGCTGAAATGGCACAGGCAATAGCAGAAAGTGCTGAAATGACAGGGGCAGTTGCACAGGTAGAAGCAGAGAGGACTGAAAGAGAGAACAGGATAATGCATCAGGCGGCAATACTCTCAGATTTATTCTCAAATGCAGACCCAGACTTCCTACAAGAAAG AATTGATAAATGCATGAAACTTGAAGGGGACGAAGAGGCTTTTCATCTTCTGTATGAGGAATGCTTAGACATAAAAAATTACCCAACAATGAAAGATTATATAAAAAGGCGGAAACGAACCAGTGTAACTGAGAATGATATTAGTCAGGATATTGTCATTATAGATGATACTAAG GCTCTTGCAGAAAACTTGACAGTAGAGTGTGGGATTTGCctggaagaaaatattttaggtATCGATACAAATACTTGCAGTGCACTTAAAAATGAGCACACATACTGTAATCACTGcataaaaag GTATGTAGAAGCTCAAATAGGTCAGGGTCTGACGGTCTTCAAATGCATGGAAGGCTACTGTGATGCAGAGTTCTCTCTCCGAATGTTACAAAAGCTAATTGAACCTCCTGTATTTGACAAGTTATGGGAAAGACGCCAACAAGAAGAGATAGCAGCAGCTGGAGTGGAAAATTTAGAGTCTTGTCCATTTTGTAACTACATGGTAAGCATGCCAAATCAAGAAGATAAAATCTTTCAATGCTGGAATCCGGACTGCATGATAGATTCTTGCAG GATATGTAAAGAACCCAGTCACATTCCGTTCAGATGTgatgaaattgagaagaaaggcCAAAGAAATGCACGAACatacttggaaaatgaaatggctGAAGCTATGATCAG AGAGTGCCCACGTTGTAAGAAACGATTCATTATAGAGGCAGGATGTAATAGAATGACATGTCCCTGTGGGGCGATCATGTGTTATGTCTGCAAACAACTTATAGATACAACCAATGGAGATGGATATAGCCATTTTGAACGAGGACCTGTTCCAAGTGAAAA ATGCCCATTATATAGTAATGCTGCAGCTCTCCATGAAGAAGAGGTCAGAGATGCAGCAGAACGTGCCAAACAAGGTCTGGATCCACAAGTATCCCTTCTACATGATCCCACAGCTAATCTATAG
- the LOC135219584 gene encoding uncharacterized protein LOC135219584 isoform X2, with translation MINMGDPVQAIINNEEWRKEKLDFICSVVSNVDQESLLTELGYCETDEDAEGLMQSLILLQDKELPPHNDITSQQRMNGHVPLNDIIVRLPEECEEESIIVPSEEQFRDDHDNEEEAEGSDSDDSCYFTPDIFNSSQTEQPEAEELAEVVNNVELGNNESDGSEFAAEMAQAIAESAEMTGAVAQVEAERTERENRIMHQAAILSDLFSNADPDFLQERIDKCMKLEGDEEAFHLLYEECLDIKNYPTMKDYIKRRKRTSVTENDISQDIVIIDDTKALAENLTVECGICLEENILGIDTNTCSALKNEHTYCNHCIKRYVEAQIGQGLTVFKCMEGYCDAEFSLRMLQKLIEPPVFDKLWERRQQEEIAAAGVENLESCPFCNYMVSMPNQEDKIFQCWNPDCMIDSCRICKEPSHIPFRCDEIEKKGQRNARTYLENEMAEAMIRECPRCKKRFIIEAGCNRMTCPCGAIMCYVCKQLIDTTNGDGYSHFERGPVPSEKCPLYSNAAALHEEEVRDAAERAKQGLDPQVSLLHDPTANL, from the exons ATGATAAA TATGGGGGACCCAGTTCAAGCAATTATAAACAATGAAGAATGGCGCAAAGAGAAGCTGGATTTTATATGTTCAGTTGTTTCTAACGTAGATCAGGAGAGTCTTCTAACTGAGCTTGGTTACTGTGAGACAGATGAGGATGCAGAAGGCCTTATGCAAAGTCTTATCTTACTTCAAGACAAGGAACTACCACCTCATAATGACATTACCAGCCAGCAACGGATGAATGGACACGTACCCTTAAATGATATTATTGTCCGTTTACCAGAAGAGTGTGAAGAGGAGTCTATCATAGTTCCTTCTGAAGAGCAATTCAGAGATGACCATGACAATGAGGAAGAGGCAGAAGGCTCAGACAGTGATGATAGTTGCTACTTTACTCCTGATATCTTTAACAGTTCCCAAACAGAGCAGCCTGAAGCAGAAGAACTTGCAGAAGTGGTGAACAATGTAGAACTGGGAAATAACGAAAGTGATGGGAGTGAATTTGCAGCTGAAATGGCACAGGCAATAGCAGAAAGTGCTGAAATGACAGGGGCAGTTGCACAGGTAGAAGCAGAGAGGACTGAAAGAGAGAACAGGATAATGCATCAGGCGGCAATACTCTCAGATTTATTCTCAAATGCAGACCCAGACTTCCTACAAGAAAG AATTGATAAATGCATGAAACTTGAAGGGGACGAAGAGGCTTTTCATCTTCTGTATGAGGAATGCTTAGACATAAAAAATTACCCAACAATGAAAGATTATATAAAAAGGCGGAAACGAACCAGTGTAACTGAGAATGATATTAGTCAGGATATTGTCATTATAGATGATACTAAG GCTCTTGCAGAAAACTTGACAGTAGAGTGTGGGATTTGCctggaagaaaatattttaggtATCGATACAAATACTTGCAGTGCACTTAAAAATGAGCACACATACTGTAATCACTGcataaaaag GTATGTAGAAGCTCAAATAGGTCAGGGTCTGACGGTCTTCAAATGCATGGAAGGCTACTGTGATGCAGAGTTCTCTCTCCGAATGTTACAAAAGCTAATTGAACCTCCTGTATTTGACAAGTTATGGGAAAGACGCCAACAAGAAGAGATAGCAGCAGCTGGAGTGGAAAATTTAGAGTCTTGTCCATTTTGTAACTACATGGTAAGCATGCCAAATCAAGAAGATAAAATCTTTCAATGCTGGAATCCGGACTGCATGATAGATTCTTGCAG GATATGTAAAGAACCCAGTCACATTCCGTTCAGATGTgatgaaattgagaagaaaggcCAAAGAAATGCACGAACatacttggaaaatgaaatggctGAAGCTATGATCAG AGAGTGCCCACGTTGTAAGAAACGATTCATTATAGAGGCAGGATGTAATAGAATGACATGTCCCTGTGGGGCGATCATGTGTTATGTCTGCAAACAACTTATAGATACAACCAATGGAGATGGATATAGCCATTTTGAACGAGGACCTGTTCCAAGTGAAAA ATGCCCATTATATAGTAATGCTGCAGCTCTCCATGAAGAAGAGGTCAGAGATGCAGCAGAACGTGCCAAACAAGGTCTGGATCCACAAGTATCCCTTCTACATGATCCCACAGCTAATCTATAG
- the LOC135219584 gene encoding uncharacterized protein LOC135219584 isoform X1: MQRIRMGDPVQAIINNEEWRKEKLDFICSVVSNVDQESLLTELGYCETDEDAEGLMQSLILLQDKELPPHNDITSQQRMNGHVPLNDIIVRLPEECEEESIIVPSEEQFRDDHDNEEEAEGSDSDDSCYFTPDIFNSSQTEQPEAEELAEVVNNVELGNNESDGSEFAAEMAQAIAESAEMTGAVAQVEAERTERENRIMHQAAILSDLFSNADPDFLQERIDKCMKLEGDEEAFHLLYEECLDIKNYPTMKDYIKRRKRTSVTENDISQDIVIIDDTKALAENLTVECGICLEENILGIDTNTCSALKNEHTYCNHCIKRYVEAQIGQGLTVFKCMEGYCDAEFSLRMLQKLIEPPVFDKLWERRQQEEIAAAGVENLESCPFCNYMVSMPNQEDKIFQCWNPDCMIDSCRICKEPSHIPFRCDEIEKKGQRNARTYLENEMAEAMIRECPRCKKRFIIEAGCNRMTCPCGAIMCYVCKQLIDTTNGDGYSHFERGPVPSEKCPLYSNAAALHEEEVRDAAERAKQGLDPQVSLLHDPTANL; encoded by the exons ATGcaacggattcg TATGGGGGACCCAGTTCAAGCAATTATAAACAATGAAGAATGGCGCAAAGAGAAGCTGGATTTTATATGTTCAGTTGTTTCTAACGTAGATCAGGAGAGTCTTCTAACTGAGCTTGGTTACTGTGAGACAGATGAGGATGCAGAAGGCCTTATGCAAAGTCTTATCTTACTTCAAGACAAGGAACTACCACCTCATAATGACATTACCAGCCAGCAACGGATGAATGGACACGTACCCTTAAATGATATTATTGTCCGTTTACCAGAAGAGTGTGAAGAGGAGTCTATCATAGTTCCTTCTGAAGAGCAATTCAGAGATGACCATGACAATGAGGAAGAGGCAGAAGGCTCAGACAGTGATGATAGTTGCTACTTTACTCCTGATATCTTTAACAGTTCCCAAACAGAGCAGCCTGAAGCAGAAGAACTTGCAGAAGTGGTGAACAATGTAGAACTGGGAAATAACGAAAGTGATGGGAGTGAATTTGCAGCTGAAATGGCACAGGCAATAGCAGAAAGTGCTGAAATGACAGGGGCAGTTGCACAGGTAGAAGCAGAGAGGACTGAAAGAGAGAACAGGATAATGCATCAGGCGGCAATACTCTCAGATTTATTCTCAAATGCAGACCCAGACTTCCTACAAGAAAG AATTGATAAATGCATGAAACTTGAAGGGGACGAAGAGGCTTTTCATCTTCTGTATGAGGAATGCTTAGACATAAAAAATTACCCAACAATGAAAGATTATATAAAAAGGCGGAAACGAACCAGTGTAACTGAGAATGATATTAGTCAGGATATTGTCATTATAGATGATACTAAG GCTCTTGCAGAAAACTTGACAGTAGAGTGTGGGATTTGCctggaagaaaatattttaggtATCGATACAAATACTTGCAGTGCACTTAAAAATGAGCACACATACTGTAATCACTGcataaaaag GTATGTAGAAGCTCAAATAGGTCAGGGTCTGACGGTCTTCAAATGCATGGAAGGCTACTGTGATGCAGAGTTCTCTCTCCGAATGTTACAAAAGCTAATTGAACCTCCTGTATTTGACAAGTTATGGGAAAGACGCCAACAAGAAGAGATAGCAGCAGCTGGAGTGGAAAATTTAGAGTCTTGTCCATTTTGTAACTACATGGTAAGCATGCCAAATCAAGAAGATAAAATCTTTCAATGCTGGAATCCGGACTGCATGATAGATTCTTGCAG GATATGTAAAGAACCCAGTCACATTCCGTTCAGATGTgatgaaattgagaagaaaggcCAAAGAAATGCACGAACatacttggaaaatgaaatggctGAAGCTATGATCAG AGAGTGCCCACGTTGTAAGAAACGATTCATTATAGAGGCAGGATGTAATAGAATGACATGTCCCTGTGGGGCGATCATGTGTTATGTCTGCAAACAACTTATAGATACAACCAATGGAGATGGATATAGCCATTTTGAACGAGGACCTGTTCCAAGTGAAAA ATGCCCATTATATAGTAATGCTGCAGCTCTCCATGAAGAAGAGGTCAGAGATGCAGCAGAACGTGCCAAACAAGGTCTGGATCCACAAGTATCCCTTCTACATGATCCCACAGCTAATCTATAG